One window from the genome of Bacillus rossius redtenbacheri isolate Brsri chromosome 10, Brsri_v3, whole genome shotgun sequence encodes:
- the LOC134536226 gene encoding ras-related protein rab7 has protein sequence MASRKKVLLKVIILGDSGVGKTSLMNQYVNKKFSNQYKATIGADFLTKEVMVDDRIVTMQIWDTAGQERFQSLGVAFYRGADCCVLVFDVSAPNTFKSLDSWRDEFLIQASPRDPENFPFVVLGNKVDLENRAVSSKRAQQWCQSKNNIPYFETSAKEAINVEQAFQTIAKNALAQESEVELYNEFPDQIKLTGEQKSARPDACAC, from the exons ATGGCGTCGCGCAAGAAGGTCCTCTTGAAGGTGATAATCCTGGGGGACTCTGGCGTGGGGAAGACGTCCCTCATGAACCAGTACGTCAACAAGAAGTTCTCGAACCAGTACAAGGCGACCATTGGGGCGGACTTCCTGACCAAGGAGGTGATGGTGGACGACAGGATAGTCACCATGCAG ATCTGGGACACGGCCGGCCAGGAGAGGTTCCAGTCGCTGGGCGTGGCGTTCTACCGAGGCGCAGACTGCTGTGTCCTGGTGTTCGACGTGTCGGCTCCCAACACCTTCAAGAGCCTGGACAGCTGGCGGGACGAGTTCCTGATCCAGGCCTCGCCCCGCGACCCCGAGAACTTCCCCTTCGTCGTGCTCGGCAACAAGGTGGACCTGGAGAACAGAGCG GTGTCGTCGAAGCGCGCCCAGCAGTGGTGCCAGAGCAAGAACAACATCCCGTACTTCGAGACGTCGGCCAAGGAGGCCATCAACGTGGAGCAGGCGTTCCAGACCATCGCCAAGAACGCGCTGGCCCAGGAGAGCGAGGTGGAGCTGTACAACGAGTTCCCGGACCAGATCAAGCTGACTGGCGAGCAGAAGAGCGCCCGCCCCGACGCCTGCGCCTGCTaa